The DNA region ATATCCATCAGGATCAGGTCGGGATGGTGCTGGCGGGCCAGCCGCATCGCATCCATGCCGTCGCGGGTCTGCAGCGTCCCGTAGCCATGCGCTTCGAGCAGGTCATGAAAGAGCTTCATGTTCAGCTCGTTGTCCTCGACGATGAGGACGGTCTTCGTCGGCTGACCACCGGCCAAAGTTGGACCGCCCGGATCCGCTGACATGCATCCTCCCCTGGGTCTGGCCCACGCCTTCACATCGTTCGATACCCGTTCGAGCCCGCCATTCGACCGGCGGGCGGCGGGCAACCGTGCGCCATCGCACTCCGGTATACCCCCTTTCTGATTAGGTCGCGACGGTTAAATAGTCGTTACCCGACCAATGGACGCCCTCCTCCGGCATGGTCCATCGTCCTGTCCGGACAGGAAAATATCCGGATATGAAAAACCGCCCGCGTCGGGCGCGGGCGGTTTTGTGCGGGCGATCATGAGGTGGGTGATGGTGGAACGAGTGCCGCGTCTCAGGCGGCCTGCCTGGTTCTGCGCTTGACGTCGCCCTTGCGCTTGGCCTCACGGCGGCGGGCGCCCTTGGCGCCGTACATCATCGCGTCGGCGCGGCGCATCACCTCGTCCTCGCTGTCCTCGGCGCCATAGGGCTGGGTGCCGACGGAGAAGCGGACCGGCAGGCTGTGGCCGCCCCATTCCACATAGGTGGCGTCGGCGATGGCCGCCAACTGGCTGGCGCGGGCGAGGCCGCTGGCGGTGTCGGTGTTGGTCAGCAGCACGGCGAACTCGTCGCCGCCCAGCCGGGCGACCACATCCTCCTGACGGACATTGCCGACGAGCATGCGCGCGATTTGTCGCAGGTAGGCGTCTCCGGCGACATGGCCGTGGGTGTCGTTGATCGCCTTGAACCCGTCCAGGTCGATCATGACCAGCAGGCCGCCGGCGGCCCCGTTGCGGCGGGCGGAGGCCAGTTCGCGGCGGAAGTGACTATAGAAGCCGCGCCGGTTCAACAGCCCGGTCAGCTCGTCCGTCATCGTCAAGCTTTCGAGGTAGGCGATGCGCTCCTGCAGTTCGGCGATCGTCCCCTTTGCCTCGGCGAGCAGCGCGATCGTCTCGTCCAGCGTCTGGCGTTCGGTTCCCCGAAGAAGCCCGACGCGCGAAGCCAGCGCGACCGGCGACCAACCCACCGGCACGTC from Azospirillum ramasamyi includes:
- a CDS encoding response regulator; this encodes MSADPGGPTLAGGQPTKTVLIVEDNELNMKLFHDLLEAHGYGTLQTRDGMDAMRLARQHHPDLILMDIQLPEVSGLEVTRWIKDDPELKSIPVVAVTAFAMKGDEEKIRQGGCEDYVAKPISVVKFLETVKKFLG
- a CDS encoding GGDEF domain-containing protein: MNAIVAALDLKHHAADRFDVPVGWSPVALASRVGLLRGTERQTLDETIALLAEAKGTIAELQERIAYLESLTMTDELTGLLNRRGFYSHFRRELASARRNGAAGGLLVMIDLDGFKAINDTHGHVAGDAYLRQIARMLVGNVRQEDVVARLGGDEFAVLLTNTDTASGLARASQLAAIADATYVEWGGHSLPVRFSVGTQPYGAEDSEDEVMRRADAMMYGAKGARRREAKRKGDVKRRTRQAA